Genomic window (Gaiellales bacterium):
GTCGCCGCCGTCATCGACTTTCACCGGTCGCACGGACGGCTCGCCACGCTGACCGGGGTGCACCCGCCGTCGCGGTTCGGCGAGCTCGTCCACGACCGGGCCCGTGTGGATCACTTCGCCGAGAAGCCGGCCGGATCGACGCTCGTCTCCGGCGGCTTCTTCGTTTTCGACGGGCGCGTGCTCGATCGGCTCGAGGTCGACCCGGCCTGTGTTCTGGAGCGGGCGCCGCTCGAGGGGCTCGCCCGCGACGGCGAGCTGATGGTGTACGAACACGACGGCTTCTGGCAGTGCGCGGACACCGTCCGCGACGTCGAGCTCCTGCGGGCGCTGTGGGACAGCGGCCGGGCGCCGTGGCGGGTGTGGGACGACCGCCGCGGAGCGGTCGCCTCGGGGCCGTCGCCGCTTCGTCGCCGGGCCGACCGCGAATCCGATCGGGAATCCAATTGGCATCCGTCACGTGCGCCAATTGACGAGGCGGCCGCGTGAGCACCGGCGCCGATCTCCGGCACGAGGCCGACGCGGCCCGCCGGATCGTGCTCGAGGCGGCTCTCGCCTCCGGCAGCTGCCACATCGGCAGCTCGCTCTCGATCGTCGACATCCTCACCGTCCTCTACCAGCGCGCCCTGCGCGCCGGGGCCGGCGACCGCTTCCTGCTCAGCAAGGGCCACGCCGCGTCGGCGCTCTACGCCGTCCTCGCCCGCGCCGGGGTGCTCGACGAGACCGAGGTCATCGCCGGCTACTGCCGCGACGGCGGCACGTACGCCGGCCATCCCGAGCGGCACGTGCCCGGCGTCGAGCTCACCGCCGGCTCGCTCGGCCACGGCGTCGCCGTCGCGCTCGGCCGCGCCCTCGCCGACCGCGCCGACGGCCGCGACACCCGCACCTTCTGCCTCGTCGGCGACGGCGAGCTCGACGAGGGCTCCGTCTGGGAGGCCGTGGCGCTCGCCGGCCACCTGGCGCCCCCGGGCCTGCGCCTGATCGTCGACGCGAACGGTTTCCAGGGCCTCGGCCGGGTCGGCGAGGTGCTCTCGCTCGAGCCGCTCGGCGAGAAGTTCCGCGCGTTCGGCTGGACCGTCTCCGAGGTCGACGGCCATCACCACGCGGCGCTCGAGTGCGCCCTCGGAGCGCCGGCGCGACGCCCGGTCGCGATCGTCGCCCGCACCGTGA
Coding sequences:
- the rfbF gene encoding glucose-1-phosphate cytidylyltransferase gives rise to the protein MRPFSDPPKVVILCGGQGTRMREETEYRPKPMVEVGGRPLLWHIMKIYAAAGLNDFICCLGYRGSMVKQYFLEYRNLAADVSVNLRSGDVRYHSSESEDWNVTLVDTGDDAMTGARVKRVAHHLSGDLFLCTYGDGLADVDVAAVIDFHRSHGRLATLTGVHPPSRFGELVHDRARVDHFAEKPAGSTLVSGGFFVFDGRVLDRLEVDPACVLERAPLEGLARDGELMVYEHDGFWQCADTVRDVELLRALWDSGRAPWRVWDDRRGAVASGPSPLRRRADRESDRESNWHPSRAPIDEAAA
- a CDS encoding transketolase; amino-acid sequence: MSTGADLRHEADAARRIVLEAALASGSCHIGSSLSIVDILTVLYQRALRAGAGDRFLLSKGHAASALYAVLARAGVLDETEVIAGYCRDGGTYAGHPERHVPGVELTAGSLGHGVAVALGRALADRADGRDTRTFCLVGDGELDEGSVWEAVALAGHLAPPGLRLIVDANGFQGLGRVGEVLSLEPLGEKFRAFGWTVSEVDGHHHAALECALGAPARRPVAIVARTVKGFGVPALEGEFMSHYRSFRPHERHILFAGLDGIAEAA